Proteins from one Portunus trituberculatus isolate SZX2019 chromosome 38, ASM1759143v1, whole genome shotgun sequence genomic window:
- the LOC123515162 gene encoding phosphatidylinositol transfer protein beta isoform-like isoform X2 — translation MFVKEFRVILPLTVEEYQVAQLYSVAEASKNETGGGEGIEVLKNEPFENHPLLGDEYSKGQYTYKIYHLKSKVPAFIRLLAPEGSLEMHEEAWNAYPYCRTIISNPSYMKKNFTVTIETLHLPDMGTQENAHRLTGEKLNMREVVTIDIANDTVKPADYKADEDPTKFKSEKTGRGPLQGPQWWKKCDPVMTCYKLVTCEFKWFGLQTRIEKFIMDAERRLFTNFHRQVFCWMDRWHGMDMNDIRQLEDATKDELDEQRKVGTVRGTKGE, via the exons TAGAGTCATCCTGCCCCTCACTGTGGAAGAG TACCAGGTGGCGCAGCTGTACAGTGTGGCGGAGGCAAGCAAGAATGAGACgggtggaggagaaggcattGAGGTCTTGAAGAATGAGCCGTTTGAAAACCATCCTCTGCTGGGTGATGAGTACAGCAAGGGACAATACACCTATAAAATTTATCACCTTAAGAG CAAAGTGCCAGCCTTCATCCGTCTCCTGGCACCCGAGGGCTCCCTGGAGATGCATGAGGAGGCTTGGAACGCATATCCATACTGCCGAACCATCATTTCG AATCCATCGTACATGAAGAAAAACTTTACTGTGACGATTGAAACTCTGCATTTGCCTGATATGGGAACGCAGGAGAAT GCTCATAGACTAACAGGAGAAAAGCTTAATATGCGAGAAGTTGTGACCATTGACATTGCCAATGACACTGTCAAGCCAGCGGATTACAAGGCTGATGAGGACCCTACAAAATTCAAATCGGAGAAGACTGGTCGAGGTCCTCTGCAAGGTCCCCAGTGGTGGAAAAAG TGTGACCCGGTGATGACGTGCTACAAGTTGGTGACTTGTGAGTTTAAGTGGTTCGGCCTTCAGACCAGAATAGAAAAGTTCATCATGGATGCTGAGCGTAGACTTTTCACCAACTTCCACAG GCAAGTGTTTTGTTGGATGGACCGGTGGCACGGGATGGATATGAATGACATCAGACAGCTGGAGGATGCTACCAAAGATGAACTTGATGAG cAACGGAAGGTGGGTACTGTGCGAGGTACAAAAGGTGAATAA
- the LOC123515162 gene encoding phosphatidylinositol transfer protein beta isoform-like isoform X1, which produces MFVKEFRVILPLTVEEYQVAQLYSVAEASKNETGGGEGIEVLKNEPFENHPLLGDEYSKGQYTYKIYHLKSKVPAFIRLLAPEGSLEMHEEAWNAYPYCRTIISNPGYMKENFYITIESLHVLDNGESENAHRLTGEKLNMREVVTIDIANDTVKPADYKADEDPTKFKSEKTGRGPLQGPQWWKKCDPVMTCYKLVTCEFKWFGLQTRIEKFIMDAERRLFTNFHRQVFCWMDRWHGMDMNDIRQLEDATKDELDEQRKVGTVRGTKGE; this is translated from the exons TAGAGTCATCCTGCCCCTCACTGTGGAAGAG TACCAGGTGGCGCAGCTGTACAGTGTGGCGGAGGCAAGCAAGAATGAGACgggtggaggagaaggcattGAGGTCTTGAAGAATGAGCCGTTTGAAAACCATCCTCTGCTGGGTGATGAGTACAGCAAGGGACAATACACCTATAAAATTTATCACCTTAAGAG CAAAGTGCCAGCCTTCATCCGTCTCCTGGCACCCGAGGGCTCCCTGGAGATGCATGAGGAGGCTTGGAACGCATATCCATACTGCCGAACCATCATTTCG AATCCCGGATACATGAAGGAAAATTTTTACATAACGATAGAGTCGCTGCACGTCCTGGACAATGGCGAGTCTGAGAAC GCTCATAGACTAACAGGAGAAAAGCTTAATATGCGAGAAGTTGTGACCATTGACATTGCCAATGACACTGTCAAGCCAGCGGATTACAAGGCTGATGAGGACCCTACAAAATTCAAATCGGAGAAGACTGGTCGAGGTCCTCTGCAAGGTCCCCAGTGGTGGAAAAAG TGTGACCCGGTGATGACGTGCTACAAGTTGGTGACTTGTGAGTTTAAGTGGTTCGGCCTTCAGACCAGAATAGAAAAGTTCATCATGGATGCTGAGCGTAGACTTTTCACCAACTTCCACAG GCAAGTGTTTTGTTGGATGGACCGGTGGCACGGGATGGATATGAATGACATCAGACAGCTGGAGGATGCTACCAAAGATGAACTTGATGAG cAACGGAAGGTGGGTACTGTGCGAGGTACAAAAGGTGAATAA